The genomic window TATGCTCACTCAAGGTTGAAGCTTTTTGCTTCTCTTCTTCAAGCTCCATTTTTAGAAGCTCGATGGTTTCGAGTGCAGCCTGGATTTTGGTTTCCAGTTTGGACAGTAATTCAAGGCTCATCTGGAGAGTCCTATGGTTTCTGGATGGGACTGTGATTCTAGCAGTGCCAAGAGCATAAGGAATAGTGATTATTACCGTTTGGCGAAAAATCGTCCGATAACTGAGTTCTAATTCAAGTTTTTTTGCATTTGTTATTAACTCGTTAGTATTCTTGGTTTTATTTATTATCGGAATGGCTTATGTCACCCAGCCTGCTCGCCATGCTTCCCCTGTTGCTCACCCTCATTTTGGCTCTGTGGCTACGTCGAACCTTGATTGCGCTCGGGGTTGGTATTATCTCCGGCGCCTTGATCATTAGTCATTTCGACATTATGCAAACCGGCGGCTACTTAGCCAAGATTGGGCTCAAACAGTTTTATAGCCAAGGCGCTTGGCAGTGGTGGCATCTTAATGTTCTGCTCGCCATGTTATTGCTCGGCAGCATGACACAGTTATTGGCTCGGGGTGGTGCCGTCGGGCAGTTTGGTGATTGGCTATATCACAGGGTACGCACCGAGCGTCAGGCGCGCCTTGGGATCGTTTTTCTCGGTTGGTTGGTGTTTATCGATGGCATTTTTAGCTGTTTGGCCGTGGGTCATGTTTGTCAGCCCTTGAGTCAGCGTTATGGCATTCGCAATGAGCAGCTCGCCTATCTGGTCGATTCGAATGCTTCACCCCTCTGTGCTTTATTACCCTTTTCGAGTTGGGGTCCCTATGTGATGGCTTTACTCGCGGGGATAAGCTTTCTACCTATCTCACCGCTGCAGGCCTTTATTGAGGTCGCCGCACTCAACTTTTACGCTATATCCACCTTAGGATTATCCCTGCTGGTTGCTTGGTTTGGGTTGGGATTTCGCCCCTTGAAGATGGACAAGAATCCTCCTCGGATGCAAGAGCTTTCGGCGACGACTGTCACCGAGGCAGATACAAGGGGCAATCCTTGGTTATTGGCTGTGCCAATGTTAACTCTGCTTGGGGCTTCGGTGGGGTTAACCCTGTGGTCAGGGGCACAGCAGGTGGCTGCGTGGGATCTGGCAGAGTGGTTAGCTAAGGCCGATATTGGCGCGTCTATGCGCAATGCTTGTCTGCTGGCGACACTGGTCACCCTTGCGATGTTAAGTTTCTCGGGGCGACGAATGCCTGCGCTATTTGGAGATCTTAGCCATGGTGTGCGTATGATCACCTTTGCCATCGCCATTCTGCTTTGCACTTGGATGATAGGTGCAGTGATCCAAGACTTAGGGGTGGCAACTTTACTGGCCTCGTGGGCCAAACTGTATCTGTCGGCGCAATTGCTGGTGGCGGGAATGTTTTTACTCTGTGCCCTTATGGCATTTGCCACTGGCTCGAGTTGGGGCACTTTTGCGATTATGATCCCGATTGGTGGCGAGATTGCCCACACTATGGATGTTAGTTTGTTGCTGCCCGTATTGGGCGCCGTGATGGCGGGCTCGGTATTTGGCGATCATTGCTCGCCCATTTCGGATACCAGTGTGCTGAGTGCAACCAGTTCCGGTTGTTTACCCCATGACCATGTGGTGACTCAGTTGCCTTTTGCCCTGATGGCGGCGTGTTCGGCCCTGATTGGATTTCAATTGGTGAATTTAGGTGTGGCGCTACCTTTAGTCTGGTTGGCCGTGGTGGGTTGTGGTCTCGGTTTATTTGCCTTGATGGCGCGCTTCTATTCGCCTTGGCCTAAGTTATCGTCGCAGACATAAGGTTCGTTTATCGCTAAAATGGCCGATTCGATTTGAGCCGAAGCCTTTTTCAAGTGTACTGATTTAAGAGAACATCAATATGAGCATTACCCGTTTAGACGTTGGCACCCGCATGAGTAGCATAGTGATTCATCAAGGTACTGTGTATTTGTGTGGCCAAGTGGCAAAGGACAAATATCAAAATATCACCGAGCAAACCACGACCATGTTAGAGGAAGTCGATAGCTTGCTCATACAGGCGGGGAGTTCCCGTGAGCATTTATTGTCAGCGACGCTCTATCTGAAAGACATGGGTGATTACGATGCGATGAATGCGGTATGGGATGCTTGGGTGCCTAAGGGCCATGCGCCAGCCCGCGCTTGTGTGCAGGCAGCGATTGCTGAGCCGGAATATTTGGTCGAAGTTTCTGTGATTGCGGCTGTTGCGCTGTAAGCGCGAAGCGACTCTGCCACTCGGTTTATAACCCTGTTTCGATCCCTATTTAACATCCTGTCACCGAGTGTCATAACTCGGTGGATTTTTATCCTCCTAACACACTCTTTAACTAAGCTATCTAAGCCTGCATATTTTTAGCGCGATAAGTATTCCATTAAATGTGCAGGGACAAGGGGGGGATGATCCACGTATTGCATTGAGAATGCCGCGGCTATCGCATCAATATTCTGTTGCGCTAAATTCTGTTCGATAATGGCAAACGCCCAAGGAGCCTCGGTTTTGAGTTTGAGGTAATAAGGCGTTTCGACAAATTGTGCGAGTGAGTAAGCCGCGCCACCTAAACCATGTCCCCAACCTTCGCTGACATGAAAGGGTCTATTTAGGTGCGCCATAGTAAACTCAATGAGATGGGGATATTGACCGTTATGCCCACCAGTCCAATGACCAATATCAACCGCTAAAATCATTTTTGCCATGTCATCCTCTTAGTTAAAGTTGTTTAGTCGCAATCAATACCCTGCCAAATTCAGCATTAGGCTCAAGGGGCGTGATGGCGGCTATCTGGTCGAGCCTAACGGATTGTCTCGTTTGTTGCTCTTGGATGATAAGCCACTCAGTTTTGTCTGCCCTTGTCTGCGTGGTGATGGCTTGGCCCTGGCATTGCGTGCCATCAATCAACTCCATCTTAAGTTGATAGCCGCGCAGGCAGGCGAGTTCGAGGTAATCGTAGTGCTCACAGGGGATCATCTTATAGTCTGACATTGGCTTATCTCATCTGACTGAAGCTCGCCCCTATTGTGGCAAAAATACTTGTCATTGGCTTTAGCCCCCTTGACTTTATTCCTATCGCTCCCTAGTCTGCTTGTTCAGTAATCAAGGTGGTATGCGATGGAAATAAAATATAATTTAAAACCTGCGTCCGAGCGCCGTACTGAGCAATTCAAGCCCGAGGGGAATGTGGGCTTCGGTAGCCTCAGAACCGATCATATGTTTTTAATGGATTACCGCGATGGTGAATGGCGTGATCCGCGAATTGTTCCCTATGGTCCATTTGAAATGGCGCCGGGTGCAATGGCATTACACTATGGTCAGTCAATCTTCGAAGGCGCGAAGGCCTTTATGCATGAAGATGGCGAGATTTATACTTTCCGTATCAATAAAAACGCCGAGCGGATGAATCGCTCCGCCGATATCGTCTGTATTCCGAATATCGATGAGCAGATGCAAATCGATGCGATCAATGCCTTGATCGATGTGGATCGTCTCTGGTTCCCGATGCAAGAAGGCGCCTGTTTATACATTCGTCCCTTTATTTTTGCGACCGAAGATAGACTCTCTGTTAGCCCAAGTTCACGCTACACCTTCTGCGTAGTCTTGAGCCCTAGCGGTGCTTACTATGCCGCCGGCGTGAACAAAGGCATACGTTTGTTGATCAGTAAGACCTATCACCGCGCGGTATCGGGTGGAACGGGCGCATCTAAGGCGGCGGGTAACTATGCGGCCTCATTGCGTGCGGGTAAAGCGGCAGCGCAGTTTGGTGCATCCCAAGTGTTGTATCTTGACTCGACCAATCAACAGATTGAAGAAGCGGGGGCGATGAACCACTTCCATATTCTGAAAGACGGCACTGTGATTATCCCCACCTTCACCGATACCATCTTAAAATCCATTACCTCGCAATCCATTATGGAGTTGGGTGAATTGCTCGGCTGCGAAATTCGCCAAGAAACCGTGATGCTGGATAAATTTATTGCCGATATCGAGTCCGGCGAAATTATCGAGGCGGGGGGCTTTGGGACTGCGGCCGTGGTATCGGCTGTGGGTTCCTATATTTTTGAAGATGGTCGTGTTGTGACTGTGGGCAACGGCGAAGTGGGTGAGCATATTCAGCGCATTTACAAGCTGTATACCGAGATCCAAAAGGGCCATATTAAAGGCCCTGAAGGCTGGGTGAAGCGTGTCGAGCGTATCGCGCCTTAAGCCATAAAAAATGCAACAACAAGGCTCCCAAGGGAGCCTTTTTTATGTCCACGTTTTGTCCTTTAGGACGGCTGCGACAATGGCTTAGATTGATTGCTAAGCAGTACGAGGCAATCTTTCGCGCTAAGGGGTTTACTGAGTAAGAATCCTTGAACCTGATCGCAACCCTGTTGGGCTAAGAAGTTGAGCTGCTCTTGGGTTTCGACCCCTTCTGCTACCACATTGAGTTCGAGACTGTGTGCCAGGGCGATAATGGCACTGGTAATGGCCGCGTCATCTGGGTCGTTAGTGATATCACGGACAAACTCCCTATCAATCTTTAGGGTATCGATGGGGAAGCGTTTAAGGTAACTCAGACTCGAATAACCCGTGCCAAAATCGTCTACGGCAATGGTTAATCCTAGGGCTTTTAGCTTAGCTAAAATAGTCACAGATTCCTGCGGGTTACCCATGATCATCGACTCTGTCAGTTCGAGTTCGAGTGATGTCGCCGGCAGTCCCGACACCGCGAGTGCCACTTCAATCGTCGAAATAATATCCGCTTTGAGTTGGCGGGCCGATAGGTTAATGGCCATGCTGAAGTCTTTAAAGCCCAATTCATTCCATTGGGCTAATTGTTGGCAGGCGTGGTTAATCACCCAGAGACCAATGTGATTAATAATGCCCGTTTCCTCTGCCAGCGGAATAAATTCTACCGGAGAAATAGGGCCGAGCTCTGCATGGTGCCAGCGGAGCAAGGCTTCTACGCCCGTGAGTGAACCATCGCGCAGGGAGAACTTAGGTTGATAAACTAGGCTCAGCTCATTGCGTGCTATGGCCTGTTTTAACCCCGCTTCGAGCTGTACGTGGCGGGTGGCTATCTCGTTGAGTTCATGGGTATAAAATTGAAAATTATTTCTACCTAAGGATTTGGCATGATACATGGCGGTGTCGGCAAACTTAATTAATGAGTCCGCATTGTCCGCATCGTTGGGATAGAGGCTAATCCCTATCGACGTTGAGATGGCCAGGGATTTATCATCTAATAAAAAGGGGACTTGGAAGGCCCGTAGTACTTTCTCCGAGATCAGGGTTGCCGCCTTAGTTTTGGCAACACCTTCTAAAATAATGGTAAATTCATCGCCGCCTAGGCGTGCAACCGTATCACCCTCTCGCACCGCGTTTTGTAACCGTCCAGCAACCGCTTTGAGCAGCAGATCGCCTATATGGTGACCCATGGAGTCATTGATATGTTTGAATCGGTCCAGATCTAAGAACAGCAGGGCAACGATGTTATTCGATCTATGGGCCTGAGTAATGGCATGGTTGAGCCGATCCTGGAAAAGAGTTCGATTCGGCAGGCCAGTTAAAGTATCGAAGCTGGCGAGGAAACGCAGATCTTCTTCGGCTTTTTTACGCTCGGTAATATCGGTAAAAACCGCCACAAAATGGCTGGTTTCACCTTTGATATCGATGACTTGGTTGATCTCAAGCCAGACTAACAGTGCCTTGCGCCCTCTATTGCGGATCCAAATTTCACCGGCCCAATGTTTATGGCGTAATAGCTGTTGCTCTATGTTGTTAAATAGGCCCCTTTGTTGCCTGCTATAGGCTAGTTGCACTAGATATTTATCGCAAATTTGGCGCTCGGTATAACCCGTAATGGCACAAAACGCCGGATTCACCGAGCGGATCCGATAATCTAAGCTGGCCACGACCACGGCCTCGTTCATGCTGTTGAGCACTTGAGAGGAGAGTATTAGCTCATTTTCAATCAGTTTACGGGAGGTGATATTGCGGCTAGTACCCGTCATGCGTATGGCTTGATGATTGTCGTCACTCTCTACAACTTTGCCGCGCTCTAAGATCCAAACCCAATTGCCAGGTGAGTGTTCAATGCGATATTCGACCTCAAAAAAGGGCGTACGGCCTTGCAGGTGCTCGGCTAATTCATGTTTAAATTTATCTCTATCTTCGGGATGGATGTTTTCATGTAGCAGATGATGGCCGCTCCACTGGGGAATAGCGCTATCCATATTGGTTCGGTAGACTCGGTTTTCTTTAATATTCCAGTCCCACATTCCATCCCCAGATGCCCATAGGGCGAGTTTGAGGCGTTCCTCTGAGGCGCGGATACTGGTTTCAAATTCCCGCTGCTGTTGGCGTTTTCGTTTGCGTTTCGCAATGCTCCACGCCAATAGAATAATGGCGATGAGACCGTAAAAAGCGTAGGCAAGTTGAGTGCGATAGAAAGGGGACTGCACTCTGAGATCGACGAGCAGCGCATAATCGCCTTCACCGTTGTATTGCAGTGAATGACGCACATGTAGCACGTATTTCCCGGGGGTGATATTGGTAAAGGTGATTTCATTGCCCGAAGGTAAATCGTGCCATTGATTATCAAAACCTTCGAGGAAATAGCTAAACCGGTTTTTGCCCGTATAACTGAAGTCCAATGATGTCACCTCAAAACTCACTAGCTGATCATCGTAGTGCATCACTATTTGTGGGGGACGGCTTAGATCTAAGATAGTGTGTTTTTTGCCTGCGATCTTATAGGCGGTTAACGCCACTTTGGCCTCACTGCGTTGATTGGGGATGGTATTGGGATTAAAGCGGTTTATGCCGTGAATGCCGCCAAACCAGAGGTCACCATCACTGTCCTTGAGTTTTACGCCACCATTAAACTCCAGCGCCTGTAGACCTTCTTGCTCATTGAAATTGATGACCTTGTTGGTGACGGGATTCAGCTTGCCTATGCCTGCGTTACTGCTAAACCAAATATCATGTTTTTCATCTTCGAGTAGGGCGTAGATAGTATCGCTGGGTAGGCCCTGCTCGCGGCTGTAGTGGCTAAACTCCACATGGGGTGCATTAGAGGAGAGTTTGCTTATCCCGCCATGGGTTGCAAACCAAGTATCCCCATTGGCTGTGACTAAAATGTCCCGTATGCGGTTATTGATAATGCTGTTTTTGTCTTCGGGTTGGTGGGTAAATACTTGGCCGAATCCCGTTTGCATATCGAGCTTAACCAACCCATTGAGTGACCCTATCCACAGGATATTTTTGTCTGCTTTGAGGGTAAATAACAGATTTTGTGCGGGATAAAAGCCTTCAATATCGGTGAGCGGCACAGAGATAAACTCATCTTTATCTGTGGCTTTGCGATAGAGGGCATGGGAAGTGGCCACCCAAAGCCTATCTTGGCTGTCTATTTCTAGGCTGCGAATATAGTTTGCCTCTGAGGTCTGGTCTTGACTATCGCTGACGTTATGTAGGGTGAACTTACCATTAGTGGTGAGTCGTCCTAAACCATAGTTGCTGGCAAACCAGATGCTCCCCTGCTTATCCTGGGCAATATCGCGCAGTATTAAATTTAGATTACGCAGCTCGACCCCGAGCGCCTTAGCAAAGTGAGACGAATAATACTCGTACTTGTCGCTATCGGCGGGGAGCCGCTTAAGGCCCGCACCTTCTGTGCCTATCCAGAGAGCACCATCCTGGCTGCGAAATAGGGAACGTATGTTATTACTTTGCTGAGGTAGTTCAGTTGTATATTCAAAGAGATGCTGAAAATACTGGCGGCGAGTGTTGATCTTATTTAGCCCTGAGTAGTTGGCACCTAGCCATAGATTACCAAAGGGATCCTGTAACATACTTAAGATATTGTTTTCACTGATACTGTCTGCGCGTTTGGTATCGTATTTATGGTAGGTTGCCGTTAGCTGTCCTCCTTTTCTATCCAATTGGATGAGGCCCGCCTCGGGGCCGACAGCCCAAAAGCGACCAAGGGGTGTTTGAATAAAATCTTTAATATAAGCAATGTTCTTTTCGGTTTGCCATAGCACTTCACCCTGTTGACTGATGAGATCGTAGTGCCACAGTTGATTACCAAGCGCCAAAGTAATAGAGCGTGTCGAATTGGCTTTAATCTGGTGGGCGGTCAAGTTTTGCGGCACATTGAGGCGGGTAATAGTGTTGCTGCTGACCGCAAAGGTGCCGCTATTTTTCGAACCCGCGAGCAAATAGGTGTTTTCAACATTGGCAAGGCTAGTGATATAGGGTTCGGCATTGTTCCCTAAGTTGACTTTACTGATCCGCTGCGTTTTGGTTGATAGGGAAAATAGCCCCCCCTGAGTGCCGATCCAGAGAGTATTGCCAACGATATTGAGTTTAGTCACCCTCAGATCGGTTAACCCTTGCTCTTGCCCGAAACGCTCAAAGGAGCCCGTCTTGAGATCGAGTCGATTTATCCCTTGGCTAAAGGTGCCCACCCAAATGTAGCCATCGGCATCTTGGATGATATCTGAAATATAAGTTTCAGAAAGGCTAGTAGGATCGTTAGGGGTGTGGATAAACAGGTTAAAGTGATGGCCATTGTAGCTATGCAGGCCATCTTGCGTGCCAATCCAAAGCATGCCAGCACTGTCCATAAATAGACTGGTGATAGTGTTTTGATTGAGTCCGTTCTCGCTGCTGAAATGTTCAAACTTAAGTTGAGTATTAGCTGCACTTAAAGGTATGGCTAGCCCTTTGAGTGAAAAACTACATACACTCAGGACGCAAAGAGCGATTAGCACTAGTCGATGGATTGGTAGACTCAAATTTACCCCTATCAAATAACCCTTTTATCCCCTAGTACGGGTGTCATTCACCTTGGTTTTATTGGGGGATAGCGTATAACCGAGCAAATACACTCATTCAGTAAAAACAAAGGTAGATCAGCCCAACATTGGCGTATTCACAGGGTATTAGCATATTTATTATTTTTATGCGGCCTAGGAAGCTTAGCATTTTTTACAGTACGCCAACATACAATTAGTCGTTCTTTTGTGGAAGGTATATACATAAAAAAAGACCTTGCCGGAAGGGGGGAAGCAAGGTCTTTGGTTGAACTATTTAAGGCGATAGGGGCTGTGGCTCAGTTATTGATATTACCGAGATCCAGATCCTGATAAACGACTATAAACACTCGCTCGGTACTCGCACTAAGCCTTCCATAAGTACCCGGGCACTGCGGCTCATAATGGCTTTAACCACTGTCCATTCATCATCAACGAGTGACGCCTCTGCGCCAACCCGTAATGTGCCTGAGGGATGGCCGAAACGCACTGCGCTTTTTTGACCACCACCTGCGGCGAGATTGACAAGGGTGCCGGGAATTGCCGCCGCCGTACCAATCGCAACGGCAGCCGTGCCCATCATAGCGTGGTGTAGTTTGCCCATAGACAGGGCGCGTACCAGTAGGTCAATTTCATCTGCATTGACGGTTTTACCGCTAGAGGACACATAGGTCTGTGGTTTAGCGACAATGGCAATTTTAGGCGTGTGCTGGCGTGATGCGGCTTCATCTATATGTGAAATCAAGCCCATACGCATTGCGCCATAGGCACGAATCGTCTCAAATTTAGCCAGTGCGGCGTTGTCGCCGTTGATCGCATCCTGTAACTCAGTGCCTGTGTAGCCTAAGTCCTCTGCATTAATAAAAATGGTAGGAATGCCTGCGTTGATCATAGTGGCGTTAAAGCTGCCAATACCCGGCACTTCTAGCACATCGACAACATTACCCGTAGGGAACATGCTGCCTCCTTCACCACTATTATCACCATCAGCAGCCGGGTTCATAAATTCGATTTGCACTTCGGCGGCGGGAAAGGTCACACCATCGAGCTCAAAATCACCGGTTTCCTGCACTTCACCATTAGTGATGGGCACATGGGCGATAATGGTTTTGCCTATGTTGGCCTGCCAAATTCGCACGGTACAAATGCCATTTTGTGGAATACGTGCCGCATCAATTAAACCATTGCTGATGGCGAAAGCGCCTACGGCGGCGGTTAAATTGCCACAGTTGCCACTCCAATCGACGAAGGGTTTGTCGATCGCGACTTGGCCAAACAGGTAGTCGACATCGTGATTCGAGCGGGTGCTCTTAGAGAGGATCACTGTCTTGCTGGTGCTCGATGTGGCGCCGCCCATACCATCGATCTGTTTGCCGTAAGCGTCAGGGCTGCCTATCACGCGCAGTAATAACGCATCGCGGGCGGGGCCGGGGACTTGGGCGGCTTCGGGTAAGTCTTGCAGACGGAAGAACACGCCCTTACTGGTGCCGCCGCGCATATAGGTTGCGGCGACTTTAATTTGTGGGGGATACACTTTATCGCTCATGCTATTGGCTCCAAAGGGAATAGCGGTTATGTGCATAGATCATGCTCGATATCAAAGGCTGGTTTCCCTATGGGGAAGCTTGCCTATTGATATCGAGTGACCTTGAGTTAGTCAGCGGTTAGTTCAGGTTCGGTTCAAGCAAGGTTCGATTCAAGAAAGTCCTGCGCGAAGCGTTGCAATACGCCGCCAGCCTCATAGATCGACACTTCTTCTGCGGTATCGAGGCGACAGGTGACTGGCACTTCGACGCGCTCACCGTTTTTACGGGTGATAACCACAGTTAAGTCCGCTCTTGGTGATGGCGTGCCGAGTACATCGAACACTTCCGTGCCATCTATGCCATAGGTAGCGCGGTTTTCACCCGCCTTAAACTCCAGCGGTAACACGCCCATACCCACTAAGTTAGTGCGATGAATGCGCTCGAAGCCTTCGGCGACAATGGCCTCAACCCCCGCTAAACGCACGCCTTTGGCAGCCCAGTCGCGTGATGAGCCTTGGCCATAGTCGGCGCCCGCGATAATGATCAGCGGCTGCTTGCGATCCATATAGGTTTCAATCGCTTCCCACATGCGGGTGACTTGACCTTCGGGTTCGATACGGGCAAGTGAGCCTTGTTTCACCTTACCATCGACAATCGCCATTTCGTTTTTAAGCTTAGGGTTAGCAAAGGTTGCGCGCTGGGCAGTTAAGTGATCGCCCCTGTGGGTGGCGTAGGAGTTAAAGTCCTCCTCCGGCAAGCCCATTTTGTGCAGATATTCGCCCGCGGCGCTGTCCATCATAATGGCGTTGGATGGCGATAAATGGTCTGTGGTGATGTTGTCACCCAATACTGCCAGCGGTCGCATGCCCTTGAGAGTACGTTCGCCCGCTAAGGCGCCTTCCCAATATGGAGGGCGGCGAATATAAGTGGATTGCGGGCGCCAATCGTATAGTGGGCTGATTTTTTGGCCGTAATCGACGACTAAATCGAACATGGGTTCGTACACTTTGCGGAACTGCTCGGGCTTAACGCTTTTGGCAATCACAGCATCGATTTCTGCATCCGATGGCCAAATATCGATAAGTTTGATGGGGTTACCGTCTTTATCTAAGCCCAGTACATCCTTTTCGATATCGAAACGTATAGTGCCCGCAATCGCGTAGGCGACCACCAATGGCGGCGATGCTAGGAACGCTTGCTTTGCATAGGGGTGAATACGGCCATCGAAGTTACGGTTACCGGATAACACGGCGGTGGCGTATAAATCGCGGTCGATCACTTCCTGCTGGATCACAGGATCCAGCGCGCCGCTCATGCCGTTACAGGTTGTACAGGCAAAGCCGACGATCCCAAAGCCGAGTTGCTCAAGCTCGGGTAGCAAATTGGCTTCTTCTAAATAGAGTTGCACCGCTTTAGAGCCGGGGGCGAGTGAGGTTTTGACCCAAGGTTTGCGGCTCAAGCCTTTAGCGTTGGCGTTGCGAGCAATCAGACCCGCGGCAATCACGTTGCGAGGGTTACTCGTATTAGTACAGCTGGTAATCGCGGCGATGATCACAGCACCATCAGGCATTAAACCGGGCTCGTTTTCGACTACGCCACTAATACCACGTGCCGCGAGTTCAGATGTGGGCACCCGTGCATGTGGGTTTGACGGGCCCGCAATGGTGCGCACCACCGAGGATAAATCAAAATGCAGTACGCGCGGATAGTGCACTTCGGTCAAGCTGTCGGCCCACAAACCTGCGGTTTTGGCATAGGTTTCAACCAGTTTAACTTGTTCGGCTTCGCGGCCCGTTAAGGTTAAATAATCCAGCGTTTGTTGATCGATATAGAACATGGCGGCGGTGGCGCCAAATTCAGGTGTCATGTTCGAAATTGTGGCGCGATCGCCCAGTGTCAGCGCCGCTGCGCCTTCACCGAAGAACTCTAAATAAGAGGAAACGACTTTTTGTGCGCGTAAAAATTCGGTGAGCGCTAATACTATATCGGTAGCGGTAATACCTGGTTGCGGTCTGCCCGTTAACTCAACCCCGATAATATCCGGTAGACGCATATAGGATGCGCGCCCCAGCATCACGCTTTCGGCTTCTAAGCCGCCAACGCCAATGGCGATCACGCCGAGTGCATCTACGTGTGGCGTATGGCTGTCGGTGCCGACTAAGGTATCCGGGAAAGCAACGCCGTCACGGGCATGGACCACGGGCGACATACGCTCTAGGTTAATTTGATGCATGATGCCGTTCCCTTGCGGGATAACATCAATGTTTTTAAAGGCCTTTTGCGTCCAATTGATAAAGTGGAATCTGTCTTCGTTGCGTCTGTCTTCGATGGCGCGGTTTTTGGCAAAGGCATCTTTATCGTAGCCGCCGTATTCCACTGCGAGGGAATGATCCACAATCAGTTGGGTTGGCACTACAGGGTTTACTTTGGCCGGATCGCCACCCTTAGCGGCAATGGCATCGCGCAGACCCGCAAGGTCAACGAGGGCTGTTTGGCCTAAAATATCGTGGCACACCACGCGGGCAGGAAACCAAGGGAAATCCAACTCTTGTTTAGATTCAATAATTTGTTTTAGCGAGGCGGTTAAGTCCGCCGGATCGCAGCGGCGGACTAAGTTCTCTGCTAAAACGCGCGAGGTGTAGGGGAGTTTGGTGTAGCTGCCGGGAGCAATGGCTTCAACGGCCTCACGGGTATCGAAATAGTCGAGTGCAGTGCCTGGTAAGGGCTTGCGGTACTGGGTATTTATGATAGTGCTCATAACATCGGTGCTCATCACATGATCTATTGGAGATCTTAAAGAGAAACTGACGCCTTAGCGCCAGTTCATGTTTTTAAACATTAACGGTTAGCAATCGGCACCACTTTACGGGGTGCGACGCCCACATAATCGGCACTTGGGCGAATGATGCGGTTGTTAGAGCGTTGCTCCATCACATGCGCCGCCCAACCCGTTACCCGTGAACACACGAAGATTGGGGTAAACAATTTAGTCGGAATGCCCATAAAGTGATAAGCGCTGGCGTGGAAGAAGTCAGCATTACAGAAGAGTTTTTTCTGTTCCCACATCAGGGCTTCACAGGCAACCGATACGCGATAGAGGCGATCATCGCCATAATCGGCGGCCAGCTTTTCAGACCATTCTTTGATAATGGCGTTACGTGGGTCCGATTCGCGGTAAATCGCGTGGCCAAAGCCCATGATCTTGTCTTTACGCTCTAACTTACCCATCAGAATATCGCGAGCATCGGCTTCATCTTTCATATCTTGGATAAGTTCCATCGCCGCTTCGTTTGCGCCGCCATGGAGTGGGCCGCGCAGTGAACCGATAGCACCTGTCACG from Shewanella putrefaciens includes these protein-coding regions:
- the acnD gene encoding Fe/S-dependent 2-methylisocitrate dehydratase AcnD; this encodes MSTIINTQYRKPLPGTALDYFDTREAVEAIAPGSYTKLPYTSRVLAENLVRRCDPADLTASLKQIIESKQELDFPWFPARVVCHDILGQTALVDLAGLRDAIAAKGGDPAKVNPVVPTQLIVDHSLAVEYGGYDKDAFAKNRAIEDRRNEDRFHFINWTQKAFKNIDVIPQGNGIMHQINLERMSPVVHARDGVAFPDTLVGTDSHTPHVDALGVIAIGVGGLEAESVMLGRASYMRLPDIIGVELTGRPQPGITATDIVLALTEFLRAQKVVSSYLEFFGEGAAALTLGDRATISNMTPEFGATAAMFYIDQQTLDYLTLTGREAEQVKLVETYAKTAGLWADSLTEVHYPRVLHFDLSSVVRTIAGPSNPHARVPTSELAARGISGVVENEPGLMPDGAVIIAAITSCTNTSNPRNVIAAGLIARNANAKGLSRKPWVKTSLAPGSKAVQLYLEEANLLPELEQLGFGIVGFACTTCNGMSGALDPVIQQEVIDRDLYATAVLSGNRNFDGRIHPYAKQAFLASPPLVVAYAIAGTIRFDIEKDVLGLDKDGNPIKLIDIWPSDAEIDAVIAKSVKPEQFRKVYEPMFDLVVDYGQKISPLYDWRPQSTYIRRPPYWEGALAGERTLKGMRPLAVLGDNITTDHLSPSNAIMMDSAAGEYLHKMGLPEEDFNSYATHRGDHLTAQRATFANPKLKNEMAIVDGKVKQGSLARIEPEGQVTRMWEAIETYMDRKQPLIIIAGADYGQGSSRDWAAKGVRLAGVEAIVAEGFERIHRTNLVGMGVLPLEFKAGENRATYGIDGTEVFDVLGTPSPRADLTVVITRKNGERVEVPVTCRLDTAEEVSIYEAGGVLQRFAQDFLESNLA